TTACAATTAAGTTTTGACTGAAAAAGCAATTTGTAAATGAATTTGAACTGTTAAAACTTTGGAATTGTATAGaacatattattatttcataactCTCAAGCATCTTGGCAGTTACGAACTCCGAAAACATATCCTCTACATAAATGGAGTTGGACGCGATATCTAAAAGTTTGTGGCACTATAACATGACAAAAACAATTACatgaaaaatcaattattaaGAGGAACAAGGGTCCTTCCTTCTTGACATTCAAATGAGCATTAGGTTCTATGACAATTCTCTTGAGAATGACCCATCAGTAGTAGAAAAGATCAAGCATAACTGTTGCACTTATTCAAAAAGCAATAAaaactagaagaaaaaaaaagaatagaaaagaaATGCCACAAACCTCTTTGCCATTTCCAGCAATATATGGAGCATTTGTGGGCTGGGGAAATATCCCTTGGCTATTGAATATTGACGGATCGCTAGACTGCACAATGAAATTGAGGAAAGGGATTGGGAAATTTGTGGATAAAGAAGACATCAGAAGACAAAAGACAAGCACTTTATTTGAGAAACCTTCTAAAACAAcggtttttgtaaaaataacagacaaaaaggaataaattataaagtttgaaaacaaagaaaataatggaACTAGCCTTGTCCTTGTATTTCAATAAACCTGAACTTGTAAGGTTTTCTGTGCTGGAGAACCTCTGATTTCCAATATCATGAACATAACTTTTTATTTCCATTGTGGAAAGAGGTGATGAAAGGTGCTGTTTAACATAAATTACATCTTTACCACCAATAGTTACAGATGTAATTATGTGAGTCCCAAAATTTTCAATGAAGCTGCAAGAGGCAGGCAACCCTTGTTAGCGAATAATAGAGGTTCTAAAACTTAATTAACATGTCAACTATATAAGCAAATTTCCCTTGTCGAAAGAAACTAATGAGAAATTCTAACCTTGCTAATGCGGGTGGGTCCCAAGATGCTGGGACAGCTCTTTTAACACTTTCCTGTAACACTAGCGATGAGTTCATAAGTTGAAGCCTAGCAAGTGGTATGAAAAATCCATCCATACAAAGTGTCTTTGTAGTGGTAGCATCAAAATGCTTCGCACCAGTAAAACTGAATGCTACATTAAAGCTACCAAGAGGAGCATTGCCTGGAATATTAGCCTTTCTGTTAAAATATTCCAACATCTGCAGTCAAAAGCAGCACTAGAATaagtaaacaaagaaaattatttattaaataaaattaggaaaagaaaagattaaCCATATGTCGAGAAACATGCACAAGCATTAGAGAAAACAAATTAATGAAGATCCTTTTGGAGAACACGGATGAACAAGACATGGAAGACATCAGTGTGAACTACTCTGTTTTGCACTCTAAAACACGCCTGCCTCATGGATGGCATCACTGAATTTGCACTCCAAATACTCTCATCAATCAGTATAATGTCATCCGCAAATAACATACACTGAGGTACCTCATCTTGAATATACCACATCAATTTATCCACCATTAAGGCAACAGGAACGGGCTAAGAACTAATCCCTAGTGCAGCCCCATCTCAACTGGTCAGATCTCCTCCCATCATTCTCACCCGGGTTTTGGCTCCATCATACATGTACTTTATATGTAAGCTAATGGTACACCTCTAACCTTGGCATCACCAAAGGACTTCCCTCGAGACTTTGTAGTAAGCCTTTTCAAGGTCAATGAACACCATATGTAAGTCCCTCTTATTTTCTCGATATTTCTCTACCAGACTCCTCACAAGATGGATGGCTTGTTGTCAAGTCATGAATTAAAACTAGTTCTCGGAGATGGACACACCCCTACTTACCTTCACTTTCACTACTCTCTCCCAAACTTTCATTGTGTGGCTTAGCAGCTTGATACCCCTGTAATTCTTGGAGTTTTGGATATCACCCTTGTTCTTGTACAACAGAATCATTTTACTCCACCTCCATTTTCGGGTATTTTATTGAGATCTCATTTGGTCCGGTTGCTCTTCCCTTGCTCATCTTATTGATAGCACTCTTAACCTCCTCAACCTTAATACACCTACAATACCCAAAATCTCGAATTTTGGAGTACTCCAAATCTCCCAACACAGTGTCTTTGCCCCTACTAAATTCAATAATTCGTGGAAGTAAGCCTGCCATCTTCACTAATTGAGGGTCTCTTCCACTAACAACTTGTCTTCCTATCCTTGATGCACTTCACGTGATTCAGGTCTCAAGCCTTCATCTCTCTTGCCTTTGCGAGCCTGTACAATTTTTTATCTCCACATTTGTCCCCTAGTTCAACATACAGTCCTTCGAAAGTTGTCGTCTTTAATGTTGTAATCGCTAACCTAGCCTTCATTCTGTAGTCTTATAAGCTATGGTAATCCAAGGCTAGAGCCTAGAAGAGATTTGAAAAAATCACCGAGTGTTTTAGTCTCTACTGGGATTTGAACCTGAGATCTCATGGTGCTCCACCAGTGGCAGAGCTATAGTGTCCCGAATGTGTCCAATTGGACACCCTTTCGCcggaaaattataaaatatatacaagtaaaatacTACTTGCAAAGGTCAAATCTAGTACGTTGGCCCTCCTAAACACATCAAGATGCTACGACCCAGCGGTGCGAGGCTCTCTTGCTCACACTGTAGGCCTGGGTTTGAATCCCCACAGTTACATTTTGTAATCATTTTGATAGAACAAtccaatttaattattattctaaGTTATTAACTTGTTCTTTAATTGTCTAAGCTAATTAAATTACATTCTTAATTAGAAATCTAGGTTTAGCAGCTGACTGAATTTTCGatgattttgactttttttatttcttttcattaaaatttgaaataaaactgaaatgttattatttaatttaaagttaataaacaaattaaactatttctGTAAAGCTGCTAAAAGCGAACAAAAGAACACCTCGTTTGATTTTGCTTCCATTATTCATGTCTCGTTATTGTTGTCATCACCATAGATTAGTGAAAGCTTGAAATGtaaaaatgatttcattttaaGCTTAAACCCCCCCACCCctaccctttttttttttttttgctttgttAATTCgctttatattaaattaaacacAAATATTATGCAGTttggtttttaaaattttggaacatTTATTCgtgaaaaaaaagtaatattaattttgtgttgttcaattttaattttttcaatgcATCCATTGGTCGAAAAAAAAATTGCTTGGACACCCTTCGAAAAATTCTAGCTTCGTCACTGTGCTCCACTTACTTTATTGACCACAAGACGTCAAGATCATACCCTTGAGTGCCTTCCTGCCTTTAATTTTCATTAGCACTTGTATACATAGTTATTATTAGGAACGTCAAAAACTTAAGCAGCATCAGGATACTTCCAAGGCTTTTATTCAGTGGCATGAGCACACATATAACGTGTGAGTTAGACATACATCACAAGTTAAAGAACCTAGGACAAATGTTTGGTACTTAAGTAGAGAACGGTAGAAGGTGTCAACCGAGCTTCAAACCATGTGCCAACTGGTCCACGAGGATtacataacaacaataacataccaTACCCAGTGGagtacgcagaccttacccctacctctacctctcAAAAGTAGAGAGGTTCTTCCTGATAGAAGTAATCCAGCTAAAGACAAAAAACAGCATATAGTAGCAGAACACAAACAACATCGTCGAGGACTACACGGCTATAAAAGAACATTCTGATACTTCTAGAGAGCATCACTAGATTGACATTAAACAGTACAACCAACAATTCTATAATCAAACAAATCAAACACAGAGCACCAAAAAACAGTGAACTTAGAGCAGCCATACCTCATTATAATTGCAAGCACTAGAGCCGTCACGACCGCCGGACTCCTGAAAGTTATTAATATCCCTTGAAACATTAGGCAATACTAGGTTATCATATAATGAAAGATCCCTTGTATGGTCTTCATCAATCTCTACAACCCTAGAACCAGCCACCCCTTTACAGTAAAGCAACCTTGTATCATAATTCACATCAAAACCCCTTCCTAACGCCTGTGCCGCATTTAAAGCAGTATGATAAGCAGCTGCGTTTTCTTCCATTACATCCCCAAAAACTCCAATCTAAAGCTCAATCCAACGCCAACCCAAAAACCCAAATTCAATTTGAATCAAAAGGGGTGCTTCAAGAAGtccaaaaaagtaaaaagtttgAATCTTTTTTCAGATCAGATAGTCAAGAACCAAAACCCCCAAATTGTAATCTTATGAAATCAGAGAAATCAAGATTATGAGAGTCAACAGAAGTAAATCAGATTCTTGGAAGTTTGACTGAGAAAAAgatttacccaaaaaatggtgaaagAAGCAGATGTTGAATCTACCAAAGAAGATTTTGTGATTGCTCAATCCAATGGCTCTCTATTACAGTGTGTTGTACATTTTGTATTGTATGTATCTAACCATTGTTGACTCTTCAAGACATTTCtttactctatttttatttggttatttagACAAATTCACACGTGGCTTATACACATGAATTTATTGGTTTGACTAATATGAAATTgggataaaatataatattgaaataattatgtGGCTTAAAAAACCTTTTTTCTCGTTATACTTTTAGAATTTTATTGCAAATCGCGATTTCTCGATGAAAGTCTCGTTTCCAagataatattaatgatgataGTAAGTTGGGCTATACCTGGATGGCTAGGGCACGAGAGGATAGTGGTGTTATAGCGAAAAGTCTTCGGCTGAGAAAGCAAATCGATCATCGAAAAATAATTAGATTGTTTATTCTTAATCTTCTTGtatgttgattttcttttttttttctcttatatatgtatgtaaagTCTTTTTATGTTACAAAATTATCGTCATGggtaaagaatatatttataaagtgTATCCAATTTGAGATTTTAAATGATGTTTGAAATTGAAAGTATACgtatatattcaaaaatatttttctacagTTGATACAAGTGGATTGTCATGGTAACCTTCTCGCTTGGCCGGAAAACACCATCTCCGAGGAAGTTTACTTCTCTTATTTATTATGGAGTCGCACACATTGGTTATGtgatataataattgtatttatCATTGTATATCAGTGTACCACAATGgattttcataatatataagTGTCATATAACGAATATTAacatacacttgtgtttgtatgtatcttcactatatttttattttgtgacaTAGAGAgaattaatacatatatattgagTGAATGCACACAATTTTTATCgtgattatatattttgatataactAAATTAAGTGAACGTATAAAATCTATACAAGTCGGTACCAATTGAACAATAGTAATGAATGAATACAAGAGACATTAGAACGAATAAACACAATTGATACAAGTTGATAACAATTGAAATGATAAGAGTAAATGAAACccaataaataaagaaaaaattactgTCAATTCgaaaaacaaatttcaaaatagCTTCTTCGTATGTTGTTGACAGAGACAAGAATGTTGTTGAAATAAAGGAGAAGATATTGACCATAAGAGAGGATATTGATCTGTGCAACATTCCCATAGTGGGCATGGGAGGTTTAAGAAAACAATTGTGAGAGAATTTTCAATGATGAACAGATCGAGAAgcactttgaaaagagagtatAGTTATGTTTACCtgaaatgacaaaattaagaGCTTTCTTGAACGGATCCTCGAAGCATTGACTAAGAGGAAAGTTGAGGTCCAGAGTAGGAATATAATAATCAAGAAGCTCTGAGATGAACTagcagaaaaaaaaagtatttatttgtcCCGGAAAAAAGGTATatctatttaataaaaaaaattataattctacTCATAGGTTACTATGGTAAATCAAGTCAAAATCCATGAACAACAGGCAATTACGTTATGTAAATTTTCATTTGGACTTGTCAGAGGAATGCATTTTTGTGATTGAAGAATTTTCACATCACTCGATACCTTCTCCATTCATTAAAACTTTTGTGATTGAAGAActtttaacaaaaacaaaagacaGGTTATGCAACGACTTtaaccaaatttattttataatacttctcttatattatatttagaagcgaatttaaaatattaaaaaaaattaatctttgaTATCTACGTTAAAATTTGGTCTAATAAAATCAATTCGTACTCGACTCCTAAGGAGACCTACTTGCCATTCCACAAAATTTGTCGTTGAGAAAAGCTAGTACTCGTCTTCATCGTCTTCATCTCAGCCCTCTGTTTCAGAAACTTCAAGCACTGTAAATATCTAACAAAACTCCTAAATACGCGTTGTTTTCCAACTTTTTCCCCTTTATTGCGAAAGTTCCAATGACCCTACAATTTCAACAAAGCTTCAAAACAAAGTAGGCACAGAAAAAGAGGAGAttagtttaaaaaaagagagaactTTCTTCACAAATTACGACAACCCACTTAGTAAATCCACTTTATTTATCGACCCAGATAATCAATTGCGTGATTGATTGAGAATTAATGGAGGGGTTTGTTGAGGATCAGCGGTTGAAGGAGGAAGAAGAGATGATTGAGGAGAGTAGTGATGATTGTACTTCGGAAGACGAGGGAATTGATGATTACCGGCGGGGAGGTTATCATGCCGTTCGTATAGGTGATACGTTTAAAGGGGGCCGGTATGTTGTTCAGAGCAAGCTGGGTTGGGGTCATTTCTCTACTGTTTGGCTTGCTTGGGATACTCTCATGTCCGTATGTTTTCCGCCATacccttttcttttttactcAGCTTTTAGGTGCTGTCGATTTGTTTTCATCTGTTAAATATTAGGGATTGTGGAATTGTAGAGGGAACTATGAAGACCCAAAACGGAATATGTATTGTTTTTGATTGAGATTCGATATCTATCTCTTTAATCTATTATTGTAATATCTGTCTGGTTGAGTTCTCTATTGAGTTAGATTTGTTTACTCACCTAATTGTGCATAAGCATGAGAACTAACTAGCAAAGTTCTTGTTAGAAGGACTAAGGTTTGCATTTTTGACTTGCTAGTGACTTTTTGTTTGTTCTGTTATTGTTTTTATCATAGCGAGTAGTAACATTTTTGTGTGTATGTTGTTGTCATAATGAAGCAATTTGTAGCATTGAAAGTACAAAAGAGTGCACAGCACTATACAGAGGCAGCATTGGATGAGATTACAATTCTAAAGCAGATTGCAGAAGGTGACCCTGAAGGGAGGAAAAGTGTAGTGAAGTTACTGGATCATTTTAAGCACTCAGGTCCAAATGGACAACATGTGTGTATGGTTTTTGAGTACTTGGGTGATAATCTCTTGTCACTTATTAAGTATACTGATTATCGAGGACTGCCTATTCACATGGTAAAAGAACTTTGTTTCCATGTTCTAGTGGGTTTGGATTATTTGCACAGACAGCTTTCTATCATACACACTGATCTGAAACCTGAGAACATGCTACTCTGTTCCACGATTGATCCGTATAAGGATCCCAGAAAATCAGGAGCTCCTCTTATTCTTCCTAGTAATGTGGATAAGGCTTCACTGAAATCTGGTACTGTGAAGGGACGTGTAACATTCTATGCGAATTTAACTAATGACCAAAAGAAGGTCAGAAGAAAGCCCAAAGAAACAGCTCAAATTGCAGGGAACACAGCTGTTGAGTCGTCTCAATCAAACACAGATTTGTCAAATGATCATCTTGCtggttatgctaatgttgatagGTTGTCCAACTCTGATGCTGCAACAGCCAGTGGGAAAGAAAGTTTGGGTCCTAAGAGAGGCAGTGGTTCTAGAAGGAGGAAGACTTTGGAGTCAGTGGACCTAAAGTGCAAATTGGTTGATTTTGGGAATGCTTGTTGGACATACAAACAGTTCACAGATAATATACAGACGAGGCAGTATAGGTGCCCTGAAGTTATCCTTGGCTCTAAATATTCAACCTCAGCAGATCTTTGGTCCTTTGCTTGCATTTGTTTTGAGCTTGCAACTGGTGACGTATTGTTTGATCCTCACAGTGGTGACAACTTCGATAGAGATGAGGTATGGGATTATGAATGCACTACTTCCCCCATAGTTACTAGCatgtattttcattttttgattttgtcCCAATGTCTTGTTTCTATGTTTCAAGGGAGGACTACGTATTTGACCTGATGCCTGGTTTGTTCTTTATTAactatttaattatatagtCCTGTCTGaagtttctaaaaaaaaattttttttttgccaagGATGTAGTAGTAGTCTAGTTTAGAGATACTTGTTGCTTTTAGTTCATCTGGTTTTTTCCAGAAgcatgtttattatatttaaggACATGGAAGATTAACTATTTTATGGCTAAAAATGGATTAAAGACTGTTCACTTAGTTTATAGGCACTGCTTGtacataattgtataatttgctatggACTGATacatattcaattttatgtgtCTTTTGATTTGGATAAGGTATATAGTACTTATAAGAGCTTTACTTATTTGAGTAGCATTCCGTAATGCATTAGGTATTTGCACAAGCCAGTAGTTATTTGTATGAAAAAAGTGGTCTAATTTGCATTTTTCTTGCTTCTTTGTGTGATGATGTCCTGTTGACTTTTGCTCTTCTATTGTCAAATATATCAAACATTTACGCTCTAAGTCAGGTCAACTCAGCAGTTCAAGTTTTGAAAGTTGAACGGGATTATTAATATGCTCTAAGAAAATCTGATGGCACTGCTTTTATAATTAGAACAAGATAAATCTTTGTTCCAATAGCTGCTTTTGTAGAAGTGGGGAGGGAATTATATTTGCTGGGTTCAAGAGTTAGTATAGAGTCTTCTATTTGTCTGTGCTTTACAATATCAATTGGAGCCTTGTAGAAAGAGATTTAAATATCCAAAATTCTAGCAGTTATACCGTGATCTTATTTGCACCCGTTACAGTTTTTCTGGAATTTAGTATATAGACCGGGCCGTTTTTCTTTGCAGATATCCACATCAAGCTCAAATTACAGCCGTATAATCTTTTGTATATTCGATTTTTTGGGTAACAAAGTGACAAAGAAGAGCAAAATATAGAGAAATTGTGTCTTCGCTATTCATTTGAATGGTTATATATAAATCCCGTTGACAAAGAGTACATGATTTCATGAGCTATAATCGAAGTTATGCTGTTACTTTTTTCCGCACTGCTTAGAGTGTCTCTCCTCTTTTGACTTTTctgatctattttttttttcaaaatgtggATAATCATCACTTTTGTTTCATCCCTCTCTTACATTGTCTTTAATTGGACTTCTATTTGAAATATAGTGAGTAAAGAGAAGCTTGATATTATTGGATTCAACTTTTCATCAATGTTGAGATAATTCAATAAAACTTGAGGCTATGTGTCTTCTTCAGTCATAGAAGAGCGAAGTTGTATGGATTCTAGCTGATATCGGTTATAACAATGTTGTATAAGAACTCAAGAGGGTGGTAATGAACAAAAGATTTTCAAAGAAGACTTGATAAAGTAAGTATTGTTAATGGGGAGTGTAGGCAGCTTTTTCCTATTATGGATTCTGGAGGATAATAGATGTTTCAGTTTTGGGGTGAGCGTCTTTCAGTGCAAAGGGTTGAGTGCACATGTTGCGtattgcatattttttttattttaatacttAAAAGTTGTCAAAGAAGAAAGGTCAGTTCGACAAATAGACCAAGTTATCTCTTAACTTGTTTGAAAAATAGATTATGTTATCTCTTAGTGGACACCGTGCTCAAATTACAAGACATGGGATCAAAATATAACTTGACCAACTGCATAGATGATCTTTTTTTTGGATCGACTCATAACTCGATcctttttatgattaatttcTAGTTTTTTCTGCCTTCTGGATATAAACTTatgattctttttttgttttgtcgTTTGCCAGAAAATGTTATTGTAATCTAATACTTAATATAACTCTGAGCATAGCCAACATATATTAACTGAAAACTTTCTTGAGTTTGGCAGGATCACCTAGCACTAATGATGGAGCTTCTAGGAACAATGCCTCGAAAAGTAAGAGAAAGCACCTTTAACCACTTCAAAGTTCTTACACTTGTATGCAGCCGCCattttatgaacatgttatgtcCTTTCCAGATTGCCTTGGGTGGCCGCTATTCACGTGAGTTCTTCAATAGACATGGTGACTTAAGGCACATCAGACGGTTACGCTTTTGGCCATTAGATAAGGTGCTCGTTGAGAAATATGAGTTCAGCGAGCGAGATGCAAAGGACATGGCTGATTTCCTGATCCCAATACTTGATTTTGATCCAGAGAAACGGCCAACTGCAGCACAGTGTCTTCTTCATCCATGGATGAACGCAGGACCTAACAATTTGGAACCTCGTGTGCCTGATGCACGGTCTAAAGCCACTGATACAGTAAACTCTGAGCAAATTAAGAGAGACAAGGAAAAGAAAGAGGCTATGGAGGTGAGAATGGGGAAAATGTCTATTGTCTAGGACTATAAAATTGTCAAAGTTTGATATTTCCATAGGAGCTTTAACCAGTTCATTTTCACCAAGAAATCTAGTATATATTGCACAAGTATAGTACTGGCATATTCTTTTGTTGTGTCTTAACTCATTAAGCCCAATATGTATAGTTGAGGCATTATGGCACCATATATTAGCTGAAAATCTTGACAAGTTTGTGTATATTATATTATCCCTTTTTAATATGATGTTACTTGGGCCAATGGTTTATCGGAAACAATTTTTCTACCTTCACAATGTAGGGTTAATTAAAATTGTGTACATGACTATCCTTCTCAAACTTCACTTGTGGGACTACGGTTTGTTGTTGTAATATGATTATTGAGCTTTATAAATTTCAGTCCACactttatttacatttttttgctTTCAACAATCACTCTATTATGATTATTGAGCTAGTGTTCAACTCTAACACAATTATAACAATGACATACCCAATATAGTCAATTTTATCTCAATCAAGTGAGCCACCGTTCAACTCAGACACAATCAATAACGATAATATACTCGATATAGTTTTACAAATGAAGCCTGGGAAAGAGTAAGGTGTATATATCTTTATTATAACCGAATGAGTCACCGTTCAACTCAGATGCGATCAACAACGGTGGCATACCCAACATGGTCTTACAAGTGAAGCCTGACGAAGAGTTGGGGTGTATTTAgactttaatttaataaatggtCTACATGTGCAGGATGCCCAAATTCTGTAGATAAAGGCAACAAAGAGGATTTctaaaattcaatgaaattgttattaaatactaatatagaaatatacaatctaaataattgagaaataatataatatttcttttgtttcattttagaATGTCATGAGTTATATTTTAGAAGTTAAATATcttataatttaacatattttcaaaACATGATAAATCACGATAATTCTTTATTCCTTCgataaagataaagaagtataaaagatgataactaattatatatacattcaataaaaagacaaacatctaaaaaaaaaattaattaagattgaacaacttttaatattatatatttttttcgcggagaatgtaaataaaatggaaataaaGACGCATGGCATGAAACGTACGTCATGGTCTATTTGAATCCCCATAATATGACCGCTTCCTTCGCTTTCATTTTACCCACAAAAGTCAAATAGTAGGTTAGCCTATCGGACTAATAATTATGCTTAacgatttgatttttattaaatattaaaatttaaatattctaactagttaACCAACTGATAAGATAATATAGATTGGTTAACAACACGGTTGAAAGTCtttcgaaaatattttttttatttttaaaaaataaagataaaaattgtGTATATTTCATCCTCACCAGATCATCGCACTATATTGTTGTTGTAACAAATTAAATCACTGATTTTCTAATGTTTATTATATTGAACTCATGAAGAATATAGCATTGTTGAGCTAACTTTTTGCTCTTTAAATGAGATAGGTAGTGTGATTATTAAAGTCTTAAGATCTCAACATGCATTGCTAGTATGAATTTGGTATTGAGTGCCAATTTTATTTGAGGATGAAAGAATATGAACATTTCACGTaatatcttttttgttttttaacatattttgacATTTCACATGATAGTTTATTTCATGTCACTTTCACATTTCTATATTTGGTATATTCAAAGTACATTTTGCAAAAAACAAgaagataaatattaattacctcatatttttaaaattttacttatttttaaaaaaaaagtattttacgCTAGGTcaatattttaaagaataacaatctattatttatgtttgacatattcataatttaaataatatttcaatattttgtgCTCGGtcaataattgtttttttttactttttttcttagcTTCTTAAAAAACAATTCTATTATGATCAGATTGCGACTCAGAAACAGTTATTTTTTCGAAACAAACTTGGTCAAACACCatgaattttctaaaataagtctatcctcttttctttttttcatgtaaaacaaaaaacaattgTAACTCTCCACACAAAATTTGGCCAAAACTGtgacaaaaacaagaaaaaatggattctactactactactactaatgatgatgattcttcttcttgttgttctAGTATTAGTAGTAGCAAAGTTTTGTGTTTAATTGCAATTTCGTTgattttagtttcattttattttggctTAAATAGTTCAACAAGTTATGTTTATGCCAAGAATGATCATGAGAATATTAATCCTCCAATTGTTCAATTAGAAAAAAAGTTTATAAGCAATTTAGAGAAAGTTGAAGCTGGTCTTGTTAGAGTTAGAGTTGCTATAAAAGAAGCTCAAAGTAAAAATCAAACATTGGATGATCCTGAATATGTTCCTACTGGTCCAATTTATTGGAATCCCACTGCTTTTCACAGGTATGTTTAGTTAAActttttaaagatttgaacttttGAGTATATACACACTCTCCGTCTCAATTTGTATGACAGTAAATTTGACTGACGGTActaaaaagatattattttttacttaaattttccATTGAAAATTGTTCGGTGGTTATCAACGTGATATTTAGATTGAATcagtagaaaaagaaaaaaaattaagaagtttTCGCTATTTCAATGAGAATGTGTTTTCGACTGTTTAGTTTTTCAGTGAGATAATATAGAGAGAAATCATGTTATATAGCACAATTTTTTCACTAATTTGTGATGGAAATAACCTTCATTTCATTTCTAGTAGTGTGATCTTTGAAACTAAATTTGATTAAATCAT
The sequence above is a segment of the Solanum lycopersicum chromosome 10, SLM_r2.1 genome. Coding sequences within it:
- the LOC101253143 gene encoding uncharacterized protein, encoding MEGFVEDQRLKEEEEMIEESSDDCTSEDEGIDDYRRGGYHAVRIGDTFKGGRYVVQSKLGWGHFSTVWLAWDTLMSQFVALKVQKSAQHYTEAALDEITILKQIAEGDPEGRKSVVKLLDHFKHSGPNGQHVCMVFEYLGDNLLSLIKYTDYRGLPIHMVKELCFHVLVGLDYLHRQLSIIHTDLKPENMLLCSTIDPYKDPRKSGAPLILPSNVDKASLKSGTVKGRVTFYANLTNDQKKVRRKPKETAQIAGNTAVESSQSNTDLSNDHLAGYANVDRLSNSDAATASGKESLGPKRGSGSRRRKTLESVDLKCKLVDFGNACWTYKQFTDNIQTRQYRCPEVILGSKYSTSADLWSFACICFELATGDVLFDPHSGDNFDRDEDHLALMMELLGTMPRKIALGGRYSREFFNRHGDLRHIRRLRFWPLDKVLVEKYEFSERDAKDMADFLIPILDFDPEKRPTAAQCLLHPWMNAGPNNLEPRVPDARSKATDTVNSEQIKRDKEKKEAMEVRMGKMSIV